In Drosophila busckii strain San Diego stock center, stock number 13000-0081.31 chromosome 3R, ASM1175060v1, whole genome shotgun sequence, the sequence GCAAATCACGCGACTCCTGTTCAATGGTGGCATGATCCAGGCCACAGCTATAGCCCGTGTTGCCGGTATCATTAAAACGATTGGAATCATATTCGCCAGCGTCAGTGGCGCCATAGCCATAGTTGCTCTGCTTCTCGGCGCGCTCATAGGCATTGCCGCCAGCAAATTTGCTCTTGCGTTCACACTCCAGTTGCTTCACTTTATCTTGCAGCGTTTGCAGTTTACTGCGCAGCTCGGATTTCTCACGCTGTGTTGACTTTAATTGGCGGTTGAGCTCCTCCTCCACGCCTCCTCCATTGCCATTACCATTGTCATTGCCTTTATCGCCGCTCTCCTGCTGCCACTTGGCTATGCGCAGCTGCGACTCCAATGCTGAACGCTGCACCTCTAGCTCGGTGACCTGCTCCTGTAGCCGCTGATTGCCATCGAGCTGTGCCTGCTGACTGCGTCGAAGCTCATTAAGATTGGTTTGAGCGCTATCCAGACGCTCGTTGAGTATGCGCTTCTCATTCTCCGTCGTTTGCAGTGtcttttgcagcagcttcaacttatCCTCATTGGCCTGGGCGCAGTGTCCTTGCTCTgagagttgctgctgttgggtcTTGAGTTCGCCGCGCAGCTGCGTCTCACTCAAAGCGGATTTCTGCAAACGCTCCTTGAGCTGATCAACTGCGGACTTGAGTGCGCTGCAGCGATCCTCAAGCTGTGCCTGTGCGCGAGTTTGCTGCTCCAAGCGTTCGGAGACTTGGCGCAAATTACAATCCTTCTCCTGCAGCGCCATCTGCAGGCGCGTTAGATCACCTTCTAAAGCAACACGCTGCAGATCCAACTTGGTGGCACGTCCCTCTACCTTGGCCAGCTCTTCCTGCAGCAGACGTTTGTCGTGATCCAACTTTCCGCACTGCTGGCGGCATTTCTCTAGACGTTCTTCATTTTGTCCATTCTCCTCAGAAGTGGCGGCCAACTGCAGTTCGGTTTGAGCCAAACGCTCGCGCAACACCTGACACTCATCGGAGCGCTGTTTGAGCTTCTCATCCAGCGCTTGCAGTGCAGAGATTTTCATCTTACGATCTGTTTCTAGATTGCTCTTCTCCTCCTGCAGTTGACGCAGCATGGCCTGCAACTTGCCCAGCTTGGCGTCACagcgtagctgctgctctgccgcATCTTGCAGTTGCTTCTTAGCCACGCCCAGCTGCGACTTATAGTCATCCTTTTCACGCTCCAGCTGCGCCACCTGGTGCATTAGATTGCGCACACCCTTGCGTACCAAATCCGGATCAACATCAATGGGCCCGTCCGGGCACTGCGAAGTGCTGCGAGTATCATAGTCGCCCATGCTGCGCGAGGGGCTATAACGACGTGCTGGACTCAACAGACGATGGGAAAGATTAACGCTGCCATCCACTTGAATGCCCGCAATGCGCCGCAGTGTGTGCACCACGGAGCTCAACTTGTGCTCGGAGTCACGCTTGTGCAGCTCCACGCAGGCCAGCTGCTCATCTAGCGCACGTATGCGTCCTTCGGCGCCGCCCAGGCGTGCCTTCAACTCTTGTATCTGCTGTGTGGCATCCGCCAGGCACACCTCGAGATTATGCTTCTGATCCTCGAGACGTTTCTCCTTGCCACGTGCCTCCTCCATGCGTGTGGCCAGCTCCTGCTCGCGCGCATGATAGCGATGCTCCTCTTGGTTGTTGTGGCAACGTGCGCGTCCCAAATCTTGGCGTGTGGCACACAGATTCGCCTCCAAATCGGCCATCTGCTTCTTCACCTGGCAGAGCTCCTGCTGTGCACGCTCCTTGAGCTCCACTTCAGCCTGCAGCTTATGCTGCAGCTCCTTGCCGCCCTCGTCCTTTTGGACAAACTCCATTTGCGTCTTGTGCAGCGTCGCTTTGGTCGAGTTAAGGTCCTGCGTTGTCTTGGTAAAGTTATTCTCCGTCTCCTTGAGTATGGTGCTTAGACGTGTGCGTTCGTTCTCCAGCGCATGCTTGGACTCCTCCAGATTGCTAATCTTCTGCAGCGCCTCCTCTATGGCGCGCGCTTGTTCACGCTTGGCGCTCTCCACACGCTTCACATGATCGCGCAGCTCCTTGTTGCTTCCAGAGTACTTGTCGCGCTCAATGTTGCTATCAGCCAGCTGGCGGCGAGTGTCCGTCAGCTCCTTGCGCAGAGCCTCAATGTAACCCTCGCCTGTGCAGTGGATCAAGTCAAAATAAAGGTGAGCTTAAGAAAAATAACTTCTCACGTACCTTCTTTGGTCTTGCGCAACGCATCCTGCAGCTCATTGTTGGTGCCCTCCATTTTGTCCTCCTTGAGACGCAGCTCCATCTTGAGCTCCTCGCTCTGGCGGCACAGAGAATCCCGCTCCTCACGTATGCTAGTCAGCTGCAACTCCTGCCGGCGTATGCATTCCTCCAGTTTCACTCTgtggcaaaagaaaaattctAGCTTAGAAAACAAGAAAGTAAACAAGGATCTAAACATTTACTTGATTTCCTCCTCCTTGGTGCGCAAGTGCACGAGCTCATCCTTAAGCTGTGTTATGGCAGCGCGTTGCTTCTCATCGCGTGCATGTGCCTCGCGCTTTTGACGATCCAAGGCCTCTTGCTCGCCTTTAAGATCACGCGACACAGCATCGAGGCGTTCAGCCACCGCCTGCTTGTCCCGATGCGCCATAAGCAGCGCCTGTTGTTTCTCATTTTCGGCGCGTATAAGCGTCTCCTCATGCTGCTGCACCAGACTCTCCAGATGTGCCTGCAACGTGGCCAGGCGCTCCTGCAGTTTCTCAATCTCATCATCCTTGGCTGTTTGCAGCGCTTGCAGTGCCTGTTGCATGCGCTTCTCCAGCGCATTACGCAACTGCAACACCTCGTCGCCATGACGCTTGGCTGCATCCTCTGCTAACGTCTGCAGGCTGGCCAGCTTTTGATTAAATTCACATTCAGCTGCACGCGCCGCATTGAGCAGCTGCGTCTTGGTTTCTTGAGCCTTGCGCTGGCACAGCTCGAGATCCTTTTGCAGACGCGCCACATGATTCTTGAGCGACTCCTCACGCACCAGGGTCTCCTGCAGCTCGCGTTCCAGCTGACTGCGTTTCTCCTCGGTGGCCTCCAGCGTGCTGTTGGTATCAAAGAGGACCGATTCCAGCGATTCCTTTTCAGAGCGCAGCGCCGCCAGCAGTTCGTTCATGCGATGTGTGTCCTTCTCATGCAAGTCAATAACTACCTGTTTCTCCTCTACATCCTTGACCATGTCTTCAATGTTGCGATTGAGGCGATTGTTGGTCTCGCTGGTCTGCTCCAGACGCTGACGCGTGCGCATAAGCTCCTCATTGAGCGCTTCCTTCTTGCGACAGGTGGCTGTCAGCTGGTTGTGTATGTCGCACTTTTCACGCGTCACACAGGCCAGATCCTGCAGTATTTTCTCCTTTTCCAGCTGCAGGCATTTCAACTTCTCGCTGCTGTTTAGATTGTCCGTTTCCAGCTCCAGACGTGCCTTGTCCAGCACTGACAGCTCCTTCTTTAGCTCGCATATCTCAGCAGCTTGATCGTTGGCCTGCAAGCGCAGCTTCTTGCGCTCCTCCTGCGTTTCCATGAGACAATTTTGTGTTGACTTCAGCTCATCGCCAGTGCTGCAGTTATTGCTGGAGAGCTTCTCATGCTTCTCTTGCAGATCACACTTCTCCAGCAGCAGTCTGTCTAGATCGTATTCCAAATCGGATTTCTGCTTTTccagcaaatttattaagttgtCCGActcaatgcgctgctgctccaacAAATCTCTATTCAAGCTAACACGATTTAGTTCCTCCCTCAATGAAATTGTCTCCTCACGCAGCCGACTGCTGCGATCTTCCTCTGATCTGCATTAGGTATGtaactattaatattttgtataaacagCTGGTATAGTAAGCTAACCTTAGATTCATTTCGGTTATGTTCTTATCCTTCAGTATGCGCTGTATCTCTAGCTCCACGGCCTTCTTGTCCTCATCCATGGCATCGATGcgcttttgcaatttgccagcatgcagctgcaacttttcaAACTCGCCACTCAAGTGTTCAAACTAAAAGTTCAAGTATTTTGAAAAACAAGTTTGACTTCtattaataatcaattgtggtaaattaaaatctgttgctaatcaaaaaatatataatcttGAGTATTACTCAAACTAATTCAATCTGCCTTGGACTTctatcaaaataatatttattctttttgccttgtttatattttgtctaTTGCTAAATGGTAAAcagttgcaaaaataaattgttctatacagcaaaaaaataattgtttaccttgctaaactaataataaattcattttgccTTTAGCTGCTTATCTGTACCTGGTGTTACCTCTGTCAcccacacacagctacaatCTATATACTAGATTAGTCTCTCTATTAATTCTATTAAATGTTTTCTAAATGTTTGCAGGCTAATCGCGTAcaagtgttgttgttaaccTTGCTGCCGAGACTTACCGCATTATTGAGATCAGCACGACCCGCTTCCGACTGATTTTTATGGGCACGCACATCTTCCAGCGTCTTTTGTAAACTCTCACGCTCCTGCAGCATTTCCGAAAGTTTGGAATTGCTGGCATCAAGTTTTTCGGTTAATTCTTGCATTTTAGtgctgagcagctgcttggTGCCCTCGCTGGTATCCAGTTGAGACTTGGTCGCACGCAAGGATTCGCTGCTGTGCTGGAACTTGACCTGCATGTCATGCAAGGCCAGCTGATACTTGTGCAAGGCCGCCTGCACTGCGGAAATGGTGCCCTCGGCAAAGGCCTGAGAGGCGCGCATTGAATTGCGTCGCGGCGATTTACCGCCGCCAGCCGCTGCGGAGGCGGAGTCACGTGATAGATGCATGTGCTGAAGGGCGCTGTTGAGCTCGGCATCGTCGCGATCGGCAGTGTCGGCATCTTGGACCACAGCTTGCGCAATCTCGCGTATGGACTTATTTAGACGCTCGATTTCGTCGTTGTAGCGATTGGCCATTGCCGCCTGAGATTCGGCTTGTGCGCAGCGATCCTCGACCTTTTTCAGCTGGTTTATTAGCTCCAGCAGCCGTTGATCACGCTCCATTATCTCATGCCTGGCGCTCTCATATTGCACTTTAAGCGTGGCCAACTGACCCTGCAGCTCATCAACAATGCGACGCGTTTGCTTCAACTCCTCGTCGGCGGCTCGCTTGGCCTGTTGCAGATTAAAAGCCACCGCTGAGTTGGAGCCATTGATGTCCTTGTTGACGCTATTGATCTCCTGCCCCATTTTGTTCACTTCAGCCTTCATGTTGCTTTGCATATCCTTAAAGGCGCGCTTGACGGCCACCACGTCGCGCCACATTTTGAGCAAACGATTCTGTTCGCTATTATAATAGTCCTTGAATGcctgctcctcctccttgAACTCATCCTCCTTCATCATCAGCTCATCTCGCATGCTGCTCCAGTCATTGGTAAGCTTCTGCAAATCATTGGTCAGCGCCTCATTGGTGCGATTAGACTCCACCAGTTGCTGACGCAGCTCATTGTTTTGCGCCAATATCTGCTCGCAGCGTTGGTGTTCCTCTTCCAGCTTGCGGCATAGCTCGCTGCTGCTATCATGAATATAGTCACGACTGCAGCTTGGTGGCGGCGACTCCAAGGAGGAGCTACAGGGCAAACTACTTTGTCCCAGTGTCAGCGATGTAGAGCACTAgaataatgcataattatttattgaataatttagaAACAATGAAaagtatatttaaagctaactGACTCGCGATCCAGGCGCGTCAAAAAGGCAGCAACTGTCATCCAGCGTAACTTAATTTTCAAACTTTCTCAATAAATTATCCTTTATCGATAGATAAAAAGGCgcgaataaaaattaaacgtactgattaaattaaaaaaccagAACATGCAATCGcgagttttataaaattatattgagtACACAGCTTACCATAATCTGACTGTTAGTTGGTCCCGTGGTCAGCTTGGGTGCCGCTGACGTAGGGGGCTTGATGGTGTCATTCATGCGCTCCTCCAAATCGCTGCATCGTTGCCTGTACTGATGAATCTTGGACTGCAGACGACTCACGAGATTGGCCTGATTATGCTGGGCCTGCTTGTAAGTATCCAAACGACGGCGATAACTATGCGATTCATCTGCCAAGCGCTGGCGCAGCTCCTGATTCTGGCGCAGCAGAGCATTGGTAGAACAGTCCGCTGTTGGCGGCGCTGGACTCATCATTCTGGGCGTAAGAGCACCCGTAGGCTGGTTTACGTTATTGTTGGTATTGTGGTTAATATTGCTGTTAAAATGGGGCTGCTCGACACGCCCACGATTGCGTGAGAAGGGCAAACGATTGGGAGTGGAAACAGCAGATTGAGGAGCTGGCAGGTCGACGGCCGTCGGGCAAGGCGTCTGCTTGAAGTTATCGCGATACGCTTGCATCTGTGCAAAGAGTTGGGAGAGAGTGGAAGAAAGTTTCTGATGAATTTGCTTGTGGTTGGCGTGCACAAGGAAAACTTTTACCAAACTTTGCCGCCTACGCCTAATGCTCGATAACTTtgttcaaattgatttattaactCCGCACATTGTTGGCATAAGCCACAACGTTGCCGGAGTGGTAACTATTTCCGGATATATAGTTGATCGCTGGTCGTCATGACAGCTTATGCACAcgtttgtaatatttatttatgcttaggTCTTATAAACAAGCGGGCTCCTCCTGCCAATCGGCAATTCGAATGATATTTCTATGCGAAACATTGCCCACTTGACAATACGAATGCCCAAGGGGTCTGGGTCCTGACACCGTTTGTCACCAAGACAGCAAATTTATCACTCCTTCTGCAGTTGCTAGCTGTCTTGGCTCCCACCCCTGCCACAACATCAAGCATAATAATTTCGTTGTCCtcgtatttatattaataaacagaattgtgattattattttttttttctcattctTATTGGCTGCTCGTTGTTGAAACTTCTTTTGACACGAATCGTCTTCAACTTGCAGCTCCTTACCGAAACTTATTTCCGGCTTTATTCAtatagacaacaacagcatttaaTAGTTTTACCTCATGCTCGACTAGCAGACTATGATTTGGCATGCAATCTAGACTCAAGTTGCTCGACACTGTTCCTGCCTTCTTGCCATGTGGCTCCACTTTCTATTTTAATtgtcttattttttatgcttacaaGCCGATTGAGGTCAACATTAAGACATTATCACGAACATGTCATAGGATAGGGCAAATTTATCATAAAATCTAATCGTTCTCAAATactttgtaaattatatttttttgtttaataatttactgcAGAAAAAGCAGAGCAGAAGTCttagattttttaaaatctaataaatGTTAAGACCAGTCTCTTGTTATAACTTTTACTTGATCATTTTTCTCTTATATTTTTgagatttattataataaatataactttacCTAAAAGGAAACACAAAGTTCTCAAATAGActtcaatttgaaaatgaatGGCAAAGACTTCTTTGAAAACTTCTTTGaaagttttaattgattgTGAATCCTTTAAAGCTcaacaaattaagcataaacacTTACGTTTGGTTATATCTCCAACCGATATCGGTGCACACAAACcgttaatatttaatgtcaaataaattagtatAAAGCGCGCAATGCGCCAATGTTGTTAACTGATTGAGCTTCAATTGAATACTCATCAAGTAATTGTGCGGCTTATTCGAAGACACCCCGTTTAACTCAAAGCCACACCCACTTCTAAGCACAAGCACTTCAGCACATCACCCGTAACCGTCTTTGTGCTACGGCAATTGACACAATTTTGCAAGAAATGCGGAAAATACGCAACTAATGTGTGACTCCCCAAGTCTTAAGAAAGGACGAACCGCCTTAGCGCACTGTGGAGCACAAACGACTGAGCGCCAAAAGTTCTGCGGTTGTCTATTAAACTTCGACTTTGGGCCTTTGAAGGGAGCTTGGgtaaaataaacattgaatTAACAAATTCCTCGTTACCAGGAGCAACCAACATTGATTGCAATTGCGAACTCCTCATTGAAGGCGTTACAGCTCAACACAAATATGGAAAGCCACAATTACTTATGCTCcgagcaacaaatgcaaattgttagtGAAAGCCAGTTCTGTGGGTGGTGTTCATTGTGGTTTGTGCATCTCGCTTTGTTGGCCACCATGCTCATGGCTCTAACTGCGTATAATAAGTCAATAAGCTagagcaataaatttcaagcacTGAACCCTTTCTTTCGTTCTCAACCACCTTAGTCACAGTATTTTATGCTAATGACTGAAACTACCATAAAAAGGGTTggcataacttttatttagaTCGCATTCAGATTTATGAATGTTATgttctaatttatatatatgtttcattacatattttatgctgAAATTCAAGCCAAATATGTCagtttttcatataaattattatcaaaaCTTGAGCTTAATGCTTAGTTGAGGTCAAAGCTAAGCAATCGAAAAACTAGACACGTCTGGggattttgtgatttttaaaactaaagcgCATTTCAAATAgactttttatatacaaagtttttaacttacaaattaaattatgattatttaagAAGCTTGCGCAATTACAAATCCATTTTGCCGGCACGCGCCCTTATTCTAAATGCATATGCGCACTTAAAAGGGGGCTTAAGGGCTGATTTCGACTATTCGACTTTTTACAGAACTATAATTTTCtgagttatatattttaaagatattttttgttattaaaagagctcaatttgttatgcaaaattttactACAGTCCAAGCCActggcatatatattttgcattgccagcagcacagGGCTTGAACCGGGGTAGGTTATCAGTTATGGAAAGGTGCTGGCTGCTCCACACTCACTATCTGGATTGCATATGAAAAGTACATAGATTATACAACACGTTGCAAGGTGCACGTCCAGTAGAGAACgccattaaatataaatatttgaagaaaTGTTTCAAAAGAAATTACGCAAATTATCAGCAAtgatttctaatttatttatatacaatatatatttttgcgtCAAATCGCCTTAACCTTTAAGCACTTTGCACAGAtattgcaatatataaattgcattgcttatATAACTGTATTTTGTGTGTTCTTTCGAGAACACAACTATAGATCCTGATAAAGCCAGAGGTGTGCTGCTTCACTTTCTGTTTTAGTACAGCTCAAAGGTATGGCAGTCAGACAGTCGCATTGCGATAATACCGCTTCGAACTGAATAATATGTGTAGGTGTGTgactattttgttgttgtcagagcataagtttatttgttaataatacttAGTTGttgtgctgcggctgctgctgtcgcttgctTAATGACTGTTGGGTTCATAGTCAGACTCTTATCAGCTGCCGACAGAGTCGCCACTTCCAGCCATGATGCCGCAAGAGTCTGACTGAAATGGGTTTGAGTACCTATTTAAGTACAAGTATagtatacaatatacatatatagtaagtacacacatgtatataagGTGCAAAGTACACAGAGCAGACGGCGGCGCAGCGATTACTGCAGgtttaattgcaattacgGAACTAAATATTATGTCAAATGACAACTGAATTAGCcttacaatttgttattacATTGTGGGCATTATGTGGACACTTGCACTTAATCATTTGGGGCACGTGCTTTGATGTAGAGTTTTCGGTAAAAGCCGCTGGCAACAGCGCTAGACCTTGagatgaaaataatattaaattcagtttGTCTGTTGGGTATGAGCTCGACTTGTGCAtacgctttatttataaatgaatagcATTGAATACTTAGCAATATGATATCTTATAGAATTAGGGCTTAAATGTTCAACAacatagaaaattaaaaaaagcacaaacataaatttttttaagtatttcaaaatatgtatatacattgtCAAAAATTGTTCAACCTATTGTTAGACttacatttattaatgttGATTCATTGGAATGTGTTTTATCCTTTTGAAACTTCTATTGAGTGGAGCATAACTGTATAGACTTTTCTATCTGTCGAACTTTGTAATACTCCCGCCTGGAATACATGTTCAAGAACAGGGTATATCAACAGCCGCAGGCAACGTGCGCAAATTGCAAgcatgtgcaaaaaaaaaaaaatgctcaatGCATGTTTATACTAGTAGCTATGGCTATATACCTAGTACCGACCATATCTctgactgcacacacacacacgaacacacacatacagtaaGCATATATACAATCAATACATATCAGCGATCGTATGCGCACCTAGCAGCCTAGAAGGTCTTAAGTATAGCTCCTGTTGAATCGGCGCTTTAGTTAGATTTCGAATTTCGCCAGCATTGCACGGGAGAGACAACGAATTGTTCAGATCGAGCGTGTTGAGATTACAGAGAGTGAGAATATAAACGAGTTTTTCATGCGTGTGCGCGTTTCTAGTATATAAAGGAATATGTCGCAGACACTAGATGATCTGTTAATGCGACAGGAGCATGCGCGTAAGCTGCGTCTGGTCACGCGCGCCAAGTTTCGTCGCATTAACTCATTGGATCGCATACCGGAGCACCCGAGCCAAGATGAATCCGAGGAGGAGCAGCCGCATCGTCACTTTGTTACCTTGCGGCGCCAACGCACGGCAGACGGCAGTCTCCTGCGTAGCCATGTGCCCGCAGCAGCGCCGGAAACAGCatcagccaacagcagcaggggCAGCCTGTTGCTCTTTGGACCGCAATTGTTGATGCGTCTGCTGATGACGCTCGTGcgctatatactatatataccgCTGTCTATAGCGGCGCCCAGCTTTTGGCTATCGGCGCTGCTTTGGATCTTTTGGAAGCTGCTGCGTGTGCCCATAGCGCTGTTCAAGTGGCTGCTGGCGGACGAcgagcagcaggagcagccgcagctgcagcgccgccAGCGCACTGTGCTTctcagctgtggcagcagcatacAGACGCTGCATCTGGCGCGGAACTTCTATGGCTCGGGCGCACGCGTTGTGGTCTTTGAGTTTGAGGGCTTGTTTGGACTGGCGCGTTTCTCCACGAGCGTGGACAAGTTCTATGTCGTGCCGcgtcccagcagcagcaatgcggAGCAGTACATAGCGGCGCTTTGTCATATTGTGCGCAAGGAGCGACCAACAGTCTATGTGCCGGTTGCAGCCACAAGTCCGGCTTACTATGATGCTTTGGCCAAGCCGCATCTGGAGCTGTTGGGCTGTGCTAGCTTTGTGCCGAGCGTGCAGGAAACACAGCAGCTTGACGACTGTCTGCAGTTGTTTCAGCGCTGCGAGGCACAACGCATAGCGCTGCCGGCGCATTTGGTTATCACAGCACgagagcaactgcagcagttgTACGAGCGTGAATTTGTCGGTGGCTATAGGCATATACTAATGGCCTGCGGCATGCAGGGCGTGATGGAGCGACACAAGTATATACTACCCAGTCGACGCTCGgaattgcaaaagtttaatcAGCACGAGATTAGCGAACAGCAGCCCTGGCTGCTGGTGCGTGATCAGCCGGGTTATCATCATTATGTCACCTGTACGACGGTCAAAGACTCGCAGGTGGTGGCGAACGTCAGTTGCCGTGTGGAGCAGCGTACAAAGAATTTCATACCAGTGCAGCGAGAGGACGAGGCGCAGATTGAGCTTTGGCTGCGCAGTTTTTTCGCCAAGATGCGCTTTCAGCGCAGCATTAATGGCCATATAAGCTTTCGCTTGGCGAAGTCTCCGAAGCATGGCGGCCAATTTGTGCCGCTGGGCGTCAGACTGGGCGTGGCACTTCCCTATATATGCCACAATCGTTCGCATGCGCAGGTGCTCTGCCGTGCCATCAAATGCATGTGCATACATAGGCGTGGCGTGGatctccagcagcagcagccacagcaggagttgagctggagctggagctggtcAACGCTGGAGCGCAGTACGTCGACAGCGCCGCTGGATAAACGAGAGGCATTGTTTGCCTATTGGGATCCGCTGCCCTATTGCGCCTACTATCACTTTCAGCTGCCGCTGGAGTCCGTTAAGCTATTTTTGCAGCGACGAAATCGCGGCGAGACCAAAAGTTTATCGCCGCGCATCGCAGCGCCGGTTCATTGAACGACGCACTGCAGCAAGAGCCGGCTGGAGACAGTGCCAGCCAGCGACAGCGAGAGAGATTACACAGACtgaacaattaattatatacatataataacacataaaaaacaaccacacacacacacacacacaagcatatatgcttttaatttttgttgtcgttttctttttttttctgttttgtttacttgaaAGCATCAATGGGGTTCAACATCTATCTAAGCAGATTAGGCACGTAAACAtaaaacacatgcacacgaacacacacactcacacacatgtagGCCTAAGCTTGGCATATTAAATTTACGTTGTAAACAATTCATAGGCATTAAAAACTTTGAATTTACccattgttttattatttattttcaattgatttcaCACATTTTCCACGTTCATTGTACAAAACACAACTGACCAGGCGCTGTTGTCCTTACTAGCCTTGTTGGTGGTGGTTTAAGCcgtctccttttttttttgtttatatacacgTTGCTTGGCAACGGCTTTGGGTCAGCTTTATTGTGGTTAGCTTAGTCACTAACATTATGCTAATCAGTGATATTCTAAACTACCACAATTACTGGAGCAGAACACTACTAAACAGGACAATCTAAGAGAAGAACTCCTGAAAGAAGCAAACTAtgccaataaattaatttattaaataaataaataaaagtttatttgtatttactttataGTAGAATGCCGTCAAATACCTTTTCACTATTTCAATagttttttgatatatatatttttttaagaaatcCAGATTTCACCTTCccgcaatttataaatttttttaaaaccaaatttgaaaattcttATCGAAAATAAGAATATCGATACTTAACGGTGCCCTAATTTGAATTCAGTGTCACAGTTTTAATCAGCTGTTCTCCAGTTTGACAGTAACTGCTCTGCAGTTTTATGGTCACCGCTCTCGAATTGGATTTTGGTGAATAAGGTGGAGTGCTTGTGTAGTGCTGCATAGCGACAAGCGGTTCGTCGgtaaaaagaatgaaaaaagTATATTGTTGGCTTtgatatagcttatatatatattaatcttGTGACGCGACATGAGCAACGGTCCAAATGATGTTTCAAGCGATGGCCGTGGTCGTGGAGCTGGACAGGCTGGCAGCGGCATAGCCAGCGCCGTTTCCATAAACATTGAGAGTGATGCCGACGACAATGAGTCAACTACAGCTGAGAACGATTGTTTGCTGCCTACGCCGATGGTGCCCTTGTCGACGCTAACCTACGCACAACAAATGGCCGGAACGACGGCCATCAATATG encodes:
- the LOC108601851 gene encoding uncharacterized protein LOC108601851; this translates as MSQTLDDLLMRQEHARKLRLVTRAKFRRINSLDRIPEHPSQDESEEEQPHRHFVTLRRQRTADGSLLRSHVPAAAPETASANSSRGSLLLFGPQLLMRLLMTLVRYILYIPLSIAAPSFWLSALLWIFWKLLRVPIALFKWLLADDEQQEQPQLQRRQRTVLLSCGSSIQTLHLARNFYGSGARVVVFEFEGLFGLARFSTSVDKFYVVPRPSSSNAEQYIAALCHIVRKERPTVYVPVAATSPAYYDALAKPHLELLGCASFVPSVQETQQLDDCLQLFQRCEAQRIALPAHLVITAREQLQQLYEREFVGGYRHILMACGMQGVMERHKYILPSRRSELQKFNQHEISEQQPWLLVRDQPGYHHYVTCTTVKDSQVVANVSCRVEQRTKNFIPVQREDEAQIELWLRSFFAKMRFQRSINGHISFRLAKSPKHGGQFVPLGVRLGVALPYICHNRSHAQVLCRAIKCMCIHRRGVDLQQQQPQQELSWSWSWSTLERSTSTAPLDKREALFAYWDPLPYCAYYHFQLPLESVKLFLQRRNRGETKSLSPRIAAPVH